A genomic segment from Solenopsis invicta isolate M01_SB chromosome 5, UNIL_Sinv_3.0, whole genome shotgun sequence encodes:
- the LOC105206167 gene encoding E3 ubiquitin-protein ligase HUWE1 isoform X1: MEKTKLEYIRLMCQMKMTGAICKQFNGSGVFNGSGALQGFNQADCSKFLQFITGTSKVPLQSFAALEGMNGIQKFQIHREDKLTDRLSFAHICFNQLDLPVYETYDKL, encoded by the exons atggaaaagaccaaacttgaatatattaggctcatgtgtcaaatgaaaatgactgGAGCAATTTGTAAGCA attcaatggttctggtgt ATTCAATGGTTCTGGTGCATTGCAAGGTTTTAATCAAGCGGATTGTTCGAAGTTCTTACAATTTATCACTGGTACATCTAAAGTGCCGTTACAAAGTTTTGCTGCGTTAGAAGGCATGAACGGCATACAAAAGTTCCAAATTCACAGAGAAGACAAGTTGACAGATAGGCTTTCATTTGCacatatttg tttCAATCAACTGGATTTGCCAGTGTACGAGACGTATGATAAACTCTAA
- the LOC113004626 gene encoding uncharacterized protein LOC113004626 isoform X2, with the protein MFLSDCNNNSGADRHLSFFRFPSNSERAKVWLQACGIKKNIPEKKLYNNYRVCSKHFAPHMFLNNLKNRLQPHAVPISAVPNISNEAVTATESEINVETSIENCTEDVQVNVPEVKISYSRANLTDAISNTIDFNSSNSVLQCKEDKATETEPKLSNRTPRKEALRRKCDTAEKRLKRAKLKYNKEKNLDDITYRDFQKPFTNFIQSR; encoded by the exons ATGTTCT TGAGTGATTGCAATAACAACTCGGGAGCGGATCGTCATTTAAGTTTCTTTCGTTTTCCATCTAATTCAGAAAG agcAAAAGTGTGGCTACAAGCGTGTggcataaaaaagaatattccaGAAAAAAAACTCTACAATAATTATAGAGTTTGCTCAAAACATTTTGCCCCtcacatgtttttaaataatttaaagaatcgACTTCAGCCACATGCAGTTCCAATAAGTGCGGTTCCTAATATTTCCAACGAAGCTGTTACTGCTACTGAAAGTGAAATCAACG TTGAAACTTCAATAGAAAATTGTACAGAAGATGTACAAGTAAATGTGCCCGAAGTTAAAATCAGTTATTCAAGAGCCAATTTGACag atgctatttcaaatacaatagattttaattcatcaaatagTGTTCTACAATGTAAAGAAGATAAAGCTACTGAAACCGAACCAAAATTATCCAATCGAACACCAAGGAAAGAAGCTCTCAGAAGAAAATGTGATACTgcagaaaaaagattaaaacgtgccaaacttaaatataataaggaaaaaaatttagatgatATTACTTATAGAGATTTTCAGAAACcctttacaaattttatccaAAGCCGATAG
- the LOC113004626 gene encoding uncharacterized protein LOC113004626 isoform X1 — translation MLYYYIIILLNKIRVTERVIVGGFMCAVSDCNNNSGADRHLSFFRFPSNSERAKVWLQACGIKKNIPEKKLYNNYRVCSKHFAPHMFLNNLKNRLQPHAVPISAVPNISNEAVTATESEINVETSIENCTEDVQVNVPEVKISYSRANLTDAISNTIDFNSSNSVLQCKEDKATETEPKLSNRTPRKEALRRKCDTAEKRLKRAKLKYNKEKNLDDITYRDFQKPFTNFIQSR, via the exons atgttatattattacattattatattattaaacaagatTCGTGTTACGGAGCGTGTAATTGTTGGCGGTTTTATGTGCGCAGTGAGTGATTGCAATAACAACTCGGGAGCGGATCGTCATTTAAGTTTCTTTCGTTTTCCATCTAATTCAGAAAG agcAAAAGTGTGGCTACAAGCGTGTggcataaaaaagaatattccaGAAAAAAAACTCTACAATAATTATAGAGTTTGCTCAAAACATTTTGCCCCtcacatgtttttaaataatttaaagaatcgACTTCAGCCACATGCAGTTCCAATAAGTGCGGTTCCTAATATTTCCAACGAAGCTGTTACTGCTACTGAAAGTGAAATCAACG TTGAAACTTCAATAGAAAATTGTACAGAAGATGTACAAGTAAATGTGCCCGAAGTTAAAATCAGTTATTCAAGAGCCAATTTGACag atgctatttcaaatacaatagattttaattcatcaaatagTGTTCTACAATGTAAAGAAGATAAAGCTACTGAAACCGAACCAAAATTATCCAATCGAACACCAAGGAAAGAAGCTCTCAGAAGAAAATGTGATACTgcagaaaaaagattaaaacgtgccaaacttaaatataataaggaaaaaaatttagatgatATTACTTATAGAGATTTTCAGAAACcctttacaaattttatccaAAGCCGATAG
- the LOC105206167 gene encoding E3 ubiquitin-protein ligase HUWE1 isoform X2: MEKTKLEYIRLMCQMKMTGAICKQFNGSGALQGFNQADCSKFLQFITGTSKVPLQSFAALEGMNGIQKFQIHREDKLTDRLSFAHICFNQLDLPVYETYDKL; the protein is encoded by the exons atggaaaagaccaaacttgaatatattaggctcatgtgtcaaatgaaaatgactgGAGCAATTTGTAAGCA ATTCAATGGTTCTGGTGCATTGCAAGGTTTTAATCAAGCGGATTGTTCGAAGTTCTTACAATTTATCACTGGTACATCTAAAGTGCCGTTACAAAGTTTTGCTGCGTTAGAAGGCATGAACGGCATACAAAAGTTCCAAATTCACAGAGAAGACAAGTTGACAGATAGGCTTTCATTTGCacatatttg tttCAATCAACTGGATTTGCCAGTGTACGAGACGTATGATAAACTCTAA